A stretch of Nonomuraea africana DNA encodes these proteins:
- a CDS encoding MFS transporter — protein sequence MTSGRQDGVKTVRVVLTAQALRGLGYGVAAVQLGAILRLDGLSSAEVGLLLAAVLAGSLVSSLVLARWGDRLGRRRLYTALYAALACCGLVIAIGTPLWLLAVVAMTGALSVEVIESGPFTTLEQVMLAGTGQPQRQVVRGFGLYNAVAAVAGTAGALLGALPADRRLLGGVLLAVGAAGALLAARLPATVEAPAMRPGLARPRILTRSRGAVARLAGLFALDSLAGGFVVQAYLGYWLVLRHGATTQTIGLTFAAVGALQTASLLAAPMVADRVGLLRTMVFTHLPSNVLLAAIPFAPTLPGAIALLLARACLSQMDVPTRQAYVMALVPADERTAAAAITNTARYLTRPAGPALAGLLQPLGLALPFLIAGTAKIGYDLALWRMFRTVQLPTEREEPP from the coding sequence ATGACAAGCGGCCGCCAGGATGGCGTCAAGACCGTGCGCGTCGTTCTGACCGCTCAGGCATTGCGCGGCCTGGGGTACGGCGTAGCGGCCGTGCAGCTGGGGGCGATCCTGCGCCTCGACGGCCTGTCCTCCGCCGAGGTGGGGCTGCTCCTGGCGGCGGTCCTCGCCGGAAGCCTCGTCTCCAGCCTCGTCCTGGCCCGCTGGGGTGACCGCCTCGGCCGCCGCCGCCTCTATACGGCGTTGTATGCGGCGTTGGCCTGCTGCGGTCTGGTCATCGCCATCGGAACGCCCCTGTGGCTGTTGGCCGTGGTCGCCATGACCGGCGCGCTGTCGGTCGAGGTGATCGAATCTGGGCCGTTCACCACCCTGGAGCAGGTCATGCTGGCCGGGACGGGACAACCCCAGCGCCAGGTCGTGCGCGGCTTCGGCCTGTACAACGCGGTCGCCGCGGTCGCCGGAACCGCCGGGGCACTCCTCGGCGCGCTACCCGCCGATCGGCGGCTGCTCGGCGGTGTGCTGCTCGCGGTCGGCGCCGCTGGTGCGCTGCTGGCCGCCCGCCTGCCCGCCACCGTCGAGGCTCCCGCCATGCGGCCTGGCCTTGCCCGGCCTCGGATACTGACCCGCTCCCGTGGCGCGGTGGCGCGGCTGGCCGGCCTGTTCGCCCTCGACAGCCTCGCCGGCGGGTTCGTGGTCCAGGCCTATCTCGGCTATTGGCTCGTCCTCCGTCATGGTGCCACCACCCAGACGATCGGGCTCACCTTCGCCGCGGTGGGCGCGCTGCAGACCGCATCCCTGCTGGCCGCCCCCATGGTGGCTGACCGGGTCGGGCTGTTGCGCACGATGGTGTTCACCCACCTGCCATCCAACGTGCTGCTCGCCGCGATCCCGTTCGCCCCCACCCTCCCCGGGGCGATCGCGCTGCTGCTGGCCCGCGCCTGCCTGTCCCAGATGGACGTGCCCACCCGGCAGGCGTATGTGATGGCACTGGTCCCCGCCGACGAGCGCACCGCTGCCGCCGCCATCACCAACACTGCCCGCTACCTCACCCGACCGGCCGGACCCGCCCTTGCCGGACTGCTGCAGCCCCTCGGCCTGGCGCTGCCCTTCCTGATCGCGGGAACCGCCAAGATCGGCTACGACTTGGCCCTGTGGCGGATGTTCCGCACCGTCCAGCTCCCAACAGAACGGGAGGAGCCGCCCTAG
- a CDS encoding chromate resistance protein ChrB domain-containing protein, whose translation MFLFNVPPLQGQAFDIDDERYEAPEAAGLDVVLRGLSMTCDDHRVLEISAPVFDGLYEFDRRAFLLGREPA comes from the coding sequence ATGTTCCTTTTCAACGTTCCACCACTGCAAGGCCAAGCGTTCGACATCGACGATGAGCGCTACGAGGCGCCTGAAGCCGCTGGACTCGACGTGGTCCTGCGCGGTCTGTCGATGACCTGCGACGATCATCGAGTCTTGGAGATCAGCGCCCCGGTGTTCGACGGCCTCTATGAGTTCGACCGCCGCGCCTTCCTGCTGGGACGAGAACCGGCATGA
- a CDS encoding ABC transporter permease has product MEAATLSTAELRAAVDGHIYILIAALIALAALMAAVGILGLAAATGTSVVERTREFAVMQAIGATPRTLINIVLGENVFIGLLSWVLAALLAIPLSLVVGQLLGDLAFKTPLPLTISPTALGIWALAAVAGSALAGLAPARRASRLTIREALAYCQTRDQWSARSP; this is encoded by the coding sequence GTGGAAGCGGCTACCCTGTCGACGGCCGAACTACGCGCCGCAGTCGACGGTCACATCTACATCCTGATCGCCGCGCTCATCGCCCTGGCCGCGCTCATGGCCGCTGTCGGCATTCTTGGTTTGGCCGCCGCCACCGGCACCAGCGTGGTGGAACGGACCCGGGAGTTCGCTGTCATGCAGGCCATCGGCGCCACCCCGCGCACCCTGATCAACATCGTGCTCGGAGAGAACGTCTTCATCGGCCTGCTCAGCTGGGTCCTCGCGGCCCTGCTCGCCATCCCGCTCAGCCTTGTGGTCGGTCAGCTCCTCGGTGACCTCGCCTTCAAGACCCCGCTGCCGCTCACCATCTCACCGACGGCCTTGGGGATCTGGGCGCTGGCCGCCGTCGCGGGATCCGCCCTGGCCGGTTTGGCTCCCGCCCGGCGGGCCTCCCGCCTCACCATCCGCGAAGCCCTCGCCTACTGCCAGACACGCGACCAGTGGTCGGCTCGCTCGCCCTGA
- a CDS encoding DUF899 family protein encodes MRQTRLAGESAEYLAAREELRLAEIDLMRHREKVAAQRRALPQGPPVDDYVFIEGPADLDAGDAPVREVSLGGLFTAQDRPLIVYHFMYGKLQTDPCPMCTLWIDGFNGIAHHIARNADFAVAAAADPPALRQHARNRGWHRLRLLSCGDSTFKYDLGSEDKEGEQDSTISVFTRDGDGAIHHFYSAHPRMADDIDERGIDLLAPVWHLLDLTPHGRGDWFPHLDY; translated from the coding sequence ATGCGGCAGACAAGACTGGCCGGCGAATCGGCGGAGTACCTCGCCGCCCGCGAGGAACTGCGCCTGGCCGAGATCGACCTCATGCGCCACCGCGAGAAGGTCGCGGCCCAGCGACGGGCGCTCCCGCAGGGGCCGCCCGTCGACGACTACGTCTTCATCGAGGGCCCCGCCGACCTCGACGCGGGCGACGCGCCGGTCCGCGAGGTCTCCCTCGGCGGGCTCTTCACCGCGCAGGACCGCCCGCTGATCGTCTACCACTTCATGTACGGCAAGCTGCAGACCGATCCGTGCCCCATGTGCACCCTGTGGATCGACGGCTTCAACGGCATCGCCCACCACATCGCCCGGAACGCCGACTTCGCCGTCGCCGCGGCAGCCGACCCGCCCGCCCTGCGGCAGCACGCCCGCAACCGCGGCTGGCACCGGCTGCGGCTGCTGAGCTGCGGCGACAGCACCTTCAAGTACGACCTCGGCAGCGAGGACAAGGAAGGCGAACAGGACTCCACCATCTCCGTCTTCACCCGCGACGGCGACGGCGCGATCCACCACTTCTACTCCGCCCACCCCCGCATGGCCGACGACATCGACGAGCGCGGCATCGACCTCCTCGCCCCCGTCTGGCACCTCCTCGACCTCACCCCGCACGGCCGAGGCGACTGGTTCCCGCACCTCGACTACTGA
- a CDS encoding GNAT family N-acetyltransferase, translating to MSDELAGIWPLLALRITTPRLELAVPNTDDLLNLARASRDIQPPDEVRFQQAFLYESSPLRERQLLQHHWRALAHWQPHSWDLHLAVRVDGVAIGLQNMWADDFATVRMLETGSWITRRHQGRGLGTEARAAMLVLAFTHLGALEARTSYIEGNAASVAVSRKLGYVDNGHRAVSRDGVHVVEHILALTRESWQARQVPRIQVYEIAPCLELFGVD from the coding sequence GTGAGTGATGAACTGGCGGGCATCTGGCCGCTGCTGGCCTTGCGGATCACAACACCGCGGCTGGAGCTGGCTGTGCCGAACACCGACGACCTGCTGAACCTCGCCCGGGCCTCCCGCGACATCCAACCACCTGACGAGGTCCGCTTTCAGCAGGCATTCCTGTACGAGTCGTCGCCGCTACGAGAGCGGCAGCTGCTGCAGCACCATTGGCGAGCTCTGGCCCACTGGCAACCCCACAGCTGGGACTTGCACCTCGCGGTCCGCGTCGACGGCGTTGCGATCGGCCTGCAGAACATGTGGGCGGATGACTTCGCGACCGTACGGATGCTAGAGACCGGATCGTGGATCACCCGTCGGCACCAGGGCAGAGGGCTTGGGACCGAGGCCCGGGCGGCGATGCTGGTGCTGGCGTTCACGCACTTGGGTGCTCTGGAGGCCAGGACCTCCTACATCGAGGGCAACGCCGCATCGGTGGCGGTGTCGCGCAAGCTGGGCTACGTCGACAATGGGCACCGCGCGGTCAGCCGCGACGGTGTCCATGTGGTGGAGCACATCCTGGCGTTGACTCGTGAGAGCTGGCAGGCGCGCCAGGTCCCCAGGATCCAGGTCTACGAGATCGCGCCCTGTCTGGAGCTCTTCGGCGTCGACTGA
- the trpA gene encoding tryptophan synthase subunit alpha translates to MSGNLQLLNDTLASIRAEGRAALIAYLPAGFPTVDGGVAAIKTVLDSGADIVEVGLPHSDPVLDGPVIQTADDLALRGGLKIADVIRTVREAHAATGKPVLVMSYWNPIARYGIERFATELADAGGAGCILSDLPVQESATWRDHAGKQGLATVFVVAPSTRDERLRRITAAGSGFVYAASTMGVTGVRETDGASAADLVRRTRATTDLPVCVGIGVSTPDQAAEVAGFADGVAVGTAFVQALLDAPDETTGLASLRALTTALARGVRGGR, encoded by the coding sequence GTGAGCGGCAACCTCCAGCTGTTGAACGACACCCTCGCCAGCATCAGGGCCGAGGGCCGGGCCGCGCTCATCGCCTACCTCCCGGCCGGTTTCCCGACCGTTGACGGCGGCGTTGCGGCGATCAAGACGGTCCTGGACTCCGGCGCCGACATCGTCGAGGTCGGGCTGCCGCACAGCGACCCGGTCCTGGACGGCCCCGTCATCCAGACCGCCGACGACCTCGCCCTGCGCGGCGGCCTCAAGATCGCCGACGTCATCCGCACCGTCCGCGAGGCCCACGCCGCCACGGGCAAGCCCGTCCTGGTCATGTCGTACTGGAACCCGATCGCCCGCTACGGCATCGAGCGTTTCGCCACCGAACTCGCCGACGCGGGCGGGGCGGGCTGCATCCTGTCCGACCTGCCCGTCCAGGAATCCGCGACGTGGCGCGACCACGCCGGCAAGCAGGGCCTGGCGACCGTCTTCGTCGTCGCGCCCAGCACCAGGGACGAACGGCTGAGGCGGATCACCGCCGCCGGTTCCGGTTTCGTCTACGCCGCCTCGACCATGGGCGTCACCGGCGTCCGTGAGACCGACGGCGCTTCGGCCGCCGATCTCGTGCGGCGGACCAGGGCGACGACCGATCTGCCGGTCTGCGTCGGCATCGGCGTGTCCACCCCCGACCAGGCCGCCGAGGTGGCGGGCTTCGCCGACGGCGTGGCCGTCGGCACCGCTTTCGTCCAAGCCCTCCTCGACGCCCCCGACGAGACCACCGGCCTGGCGTCCCTGCGCGCCCTCACCACCGCACTGGCCCGGGGCGTCCGCGGGGGAAGGTAG